ATAGACCAGTCAGTAGAGCTAGATCAGCTAGTTATCTGAAACGCCTGACGTGCAAACAACGGGTTCGGGTTTAATTCCTAAAAAGACTACTGGTAGTGGCAAAAATGACATCCAACTTGCACTATGCAACTGGGTATGTCTACAGTTGTAAAGTTTTTTTGCAATCAAACTCGGACATGCCCAGCCAAGATCACACAGCCACTGTTAGTGTAACGATGCTCTTAAAAACACGTACAGCCTCTGCTTACAGTAATCTAAGCAGACATCCCACTCAACCTCTGAAGGGTTGCTCACATACAGAACTGAGTCTCCTGAAACCTATGGAGCTTTTTGCTACCTCTACTGTCAACCTTTGTTTACTTCTCTACCGCTGTTGTGGTGAAAGCTACcataattaacatatttttaaagaaGTTAGCTAAATCATACTAAAGttaagagttgtctgttcatggCTTTTACAAAACTGTTTGTAGCAGTTACATGCGCTGTATTCCTGTAGTATACAGATTGATTGTATGATTCAGATGGTTCAATTAAGAAATTGGCTTCATTTCTCacttgtttataaaattatgttcTCATTGTAGAAAAATCATTTGTTTCTACTAGTTCAACATGTTCGTGAgcaaaaaaccaaaatgtttttattccgtttttaaaaacttattgcTGTAAAAGTAGCTAGTTGGATATCAACCAAATCTGAACTTAGCCTTTGTTCTTTGAAACAGGACATCTTTAACTGTTTCATAAAATACCAGTCTCAAAGCCTGAGGGCTTCTCTGAACTTCATCTGAGATAATTAATTTGAGTGACTCCTGCCATTAAACACAGCGCTTCACGAAGTGGACAGATAGGACTTTGCTTATGGTGTAAGGTTTTTGATTTATCAAAGGCCTTACACCAAAGATTTATTGCTATTCATCTTTATTTGTGTCTATGACTTTTTGTAGCAGCTTAACTTATGGCCAAAACATCatcataagaataatacacTGATATGACCTTTTTAGCCTGGGTTTGCTCAAATTCTTCGGCTCATTCCGGCTCGTAACCACCTTTTCAAGCCTCAACCATCAACCAGTCATAAATTTTACCAAACTGATTTTGCCCAGCTTGTGTTATTTGAGCAGCAAAGCCTGAGCACAACATTTGCTGACCCGATTGAGTTGCTGAAATTGGCTATCGATATAGCGATCAAAGACACGCTTGTTTCTCAGACTATTTTGGGTAATTTGAAAGCTCGAGATGTCAGCGAGTGCCATCCAGCGGATAAAAGAGTAACGCACGGCAGAAGTGTAGATGCTGCCTGCCAATGCTTGCCTGTCAGAGTTGATGCTGCTGAATTTCCTTCTCAAGACATTCAACAAAGCTCAATCAATGGTAACATGAAAGTATGGATATTGTTACGATACTACAAATTACTAGAGGGTGGTAGGAGGACTATGTGTAATAATATGTGTACGAAGTGCCTAAGGCTATTCAGACCCCTGTTCCTTTCATAACTGTAGAAAATTTACTGCAGTTATTTACTTAACTGGATGTCACCAGGACACAAAAGACCCAAGGCCGGCTACGTTGTTGACACTCAAAAAATTATGGCCCAAGATCTTAACAAGTAATTGGTGGTTGTAAGTTATGACATAGCTACAGTTATGATATAGTTATGATATAGCTACGGTTATGATATAGTTATGACATAGCTACGGTTATGATATAGTTATGATATAGATACCagctatataaataaacatgcttggcaaatgctaaaaatatttttattgtatcagTTTGTATGACAACATCTAATCAATACAGTAATCGCATTGAACGGCCAAGATGCCAAATTGgtatggagaggataactccgaATATAATACACTGGTCATGTTGCCAGTGTGGTTGGTTGTCAACTACGGAAACGCACAAAAAATCCTTCAGTGTTCACAAATGTCTGAGTGGCGTGTAGACTACAGGCTTGATGACAAAAAGCTATGCTTCAATGTTTACGGGGAAGATTGCTTTTTACTTAAAGTTTAAAAGAGGTCTTGATTATGTTTAGGGTGGAGAAATTGCATAAGGTTAGATGTAGTGGCATAAGGTTAGACGTAGTGGCATAAGGTTAGACGTAGTGGCATAAGGTTAGACGTAGTGGCGTAAGGTTAGACGTAGTGGCATAAGGTTAGACGTAGCAAAGTGTAAAGCCGCTGATTTATTTAGCTGTCACTCTGGTTGACACTTCAACAAAAATGGTGATTTGTTTTAGTAGCAAAACTGGgacataattttattagtttttttatatagTCTATAGTCTACGGTTTATGGTCTACTCTATGGTCTAAGGTTTATAGTCTAAGGTCTATAATCTATAGTCTAAGGTCTATAGTCTAAGGTCTATGGTCTATGGTCTATGGTCTATGGTCTATGGTTAATGGTCTATGGTCTATGGTCTATGGTCTATGGTCTATGGTCTATGGTCTATGGTCTATGGTCTATGGTCTATGGTCTATGGTCTATGGTCTATGGTCTATGGTCTATGGTCTATGGTCTATGGTCTATGGTCTATGGTCTATGGTCTATGGTCTATGGTCTATGGTCTATGGTCTATGGTCTATGGTCTATGGTCTATGGTCCATGGTCTATGGTCTATGGTCTATGGTCTATGGTCTATGGTCTATGGTCTATAGTCTAAGGTCTATTATAGTCTATGCGCATTCTGAATTAGCAAAACATAGCTGCTTTGGTAACCTTCGATAAAGGAGAACTACAGTTTGTCACAAATAAAAATAGCACCAGTATTGATGCTATAGTATAAATGCAGTACAAATGGATAGTATTAAATTCTATCTTTATGAATCAATAGCTACATATTTCTATCTGGATATGTAATTATGATTTCTCAGGtttatttcacattttaaatgtatttatttgtaggCGAGCTTATATGTATTAAAGTGTGTATGTGATATTAGGTTTGATCAGTGGTCTGTTAATCACATTGTTTATGTTATTGTTAATGTTACGGTTTATGTTATTGTTTATGTTATTGTATACGTTATTGGAAACTAAAATTTTTATCGTTGtactttttaataatttgaatgaggattattatcattattgttattcttcTTACTGTTGTTATAAACCCTATTATATAatcatcattatttttgttgttattaaaATCACCTAACGTAAAAGTTAATGATTTAAATTAGTAATTcatatgttttttttgtgttgtATATCTAACttagtttttgaaaaaatttctaTCTCATTTGCTtccaataaaacaaaaagggCATTTGTTTTATTGGAAACAAATGAGCCAGAGTcagtattattttcattgtaggTACAGATGTAAGCATCCAGTGTGAAATGTCCCAAATAGAACTAACTACAAATATAACAATTACTTTGCCTTCCAAAGACCTAAAAAAGTCCGTAAGCTTTTTAATAACCACACCTGATGCAACCGGCAAGCAGAAAGTTGATATGGCTACTAACTGTAGGCTTCCGCTGCCAAAGTACGGTGATAACCAGTCCTTAAGCTCCAAGAAGCTAAATTTAGAAAGGATGATCGATGATTCTATTGAAATTTTGACAAATGAACTGAAGATTTCTTCTATGTTACACCCAATCACTATAGCTGAACTGATTTCATACAGCAAAACGGGTATAATGAAACAGTTTCAATTATGTATGGGCACGAGTCAAGGCTCGATAGAAAAGAACAAGTTGGTCAACTGGGTAGCCGTAAGTGGATTTCTGAAAACCTTCGAGTCAGCAGTATCCTATTATTTAAGCGCTGCCCTTGCCAACTATAAAAGTCTTCTTGACAGATCTTCCCGAAAGCTCACAAAACTGCTGATTGCTGAAAACACGCTTGCTGAGAGTGTCAATCTACAAACAGTAGCCTTAGAACTTGGCTTTATATCCGTGTTGAATGTACATCCTGTTGATTCCCTCCCTTTGCTCTGGAACTCGTTAACGAGGTAAGGAGCTACCACTAAAGCTGCTGTATGTTATTTACatatacctattaactataccatatatatagttaataggccTATAGTTAGTCTAtggttaataggtctatggttagttaataggtctatgtacAGTTAATTATAGGTCTATGGTTAGTCTAtggttaataggtctatgtatagttaataggtctatggttatTTATATGAAGTATTAGATATCCAGATGATTTCTAACATGAAATTACAAGCAGAGAAAGTCTGTTTAGATAACAGCTAGTGGAAATTTTAGTTCACCTGTCATTGATGttgtttgtttacaaaataaCACAGAAGTATGGGGTCGAGAGAAGTGTTTTCATTGCTAACACTAGATAAGCATTTTAGGATTGGTTCTTCAACTATTGAACCTTTATGGATTGAAACTGTAGGCTACTGGTAGTAGTCAAGTACTATAAGATTGAAGAGTATACTAGTGGGTAGTCAAGTACTATAAGGTTGGAGAGTATAATAGTGGTAGTCAAGTCCTATTATAAGGTTGGAGGGTATACCAATCCTGACTTTATTCTACACAAGTCACAAAGGCTATGCATAAAATGGAACAGATAAGTCTTGTTACCTGGCAGGTCTGAGCAGGTGAGTTCTGATATGAGCAAACGGAGGTACATTGGTAAAAGCTATGACCTGTCATCTTCTGAGATTTCTGCTAGCTTTATAACAGAGACAGAGACCACTAGAGATGTAAGAACACTATGCTATAACTTACTGTAATGCCACAAAGTCGGTCCAATACAACGCCTCTTGATAAATGATCCTTGCTGAATCTCTCGCAACGAAACCTTTAATATGCTATTTATTACTCTTTTCAGTCtccttttatatatatatatatacatatagatatagatatatatagatatatatatatagatatatatatacatatatatatatatatatatatatatatatatatagatatatagatatatatatatatatacatcgaAACACTAATATTGATGTTGCTACTAAAGAGAATGGTAAATTTATAAATGTACATGCAATATATGAAAACTGGACATCTTTTCATGTCAAACTTCTTTGAGTTGTTTAAAACCATGCTGCAAAACCGAGTGTTTTTTAGAATACCCAGAAGGTTTTGGTAAAAGTTCAGCGTGACAATGCGGTAAGTCTCACTactcttactattattactactattactattacagTGTATTAAAGCCTCAGACAGTTAGTTATCAACTTGCATTGCCTGTCTACTGACTTgtataatattggttattttatgtAACTAATGACTGCTAGTTGACAGATATCCGCATGTAACAACACAGAGATGGGTTTAGAGACGACGAGCAGGGATATGCTTGGTGTCTATAAACCCATATGCTAGCGAATTACCAAATGATAGATTTATAAGCACTTTAAGGGAATCAATGAAGTGATTGACCAGAAACAGCGCTGCTTGTTACGTGATCCTCCATTACAGCTACATGACGACACCTTTTACTTTATTCAGGTCATGGCCTGTCTGTGGTTCATGCAGTATACTAAGTTTCACACGTCTTACTGTGAAGTGTGTATCTTGGTTACTGTCAGGGCCGTATCTccctgtttgaaaatggtattGTGGGAAGAGTCCGAGAGGGGTGCCGAGCGCCCTCTCTGTGGGGGGGGTCCGGGGGAAATTTTTTTAGTATAAACAGTCAAactggtgcaaatctagcacacttggctcctgatggggcacatgttctaatagcaaatttgacattataatccagttttctaaatataaaactgtttattgagattgtctttaacaacgcttattaaaaatataatgtgaatgaaagCTGCTAAAGAGGGGTGGCCACAGCtccacagctagcatgaggtagaattatcaccgggtacaatgctgaatggtgtaggaggcgagtagtctcctatggaataatttaattaaataatattgtagagttaaaaagtaaaattaatagagcaccatgttaaaaataatgcacttatactatagtctataatactgagcaagtagtagatttaagtttgagctatgcatgttacatgcatagctcaaacttaaatttatttctatgaacaaaatcttttgtacctAAGcgttcatttacatatctactactacaaaaaagacaaccatgtacaattgtctctgtatgaaatgcttggaagcccTTCTTttggtagagtccaacgctataacgttgccatgcgagctaccataacgatcatttttttttgtatattccaagtataataaaagtccaaaaagtttacatcacttctatcatctgaattatttttattctgttcAGACAAAAattcactaacgatcgcagaatcaaataattttttattttaccgttttgaaagtcgagccgatgttgactggtttttccaacttttattcttttccaaagAGGCACGATTTTTtcagcttttagcacaaagcaaagcctctcagataatcgtttcatattgtaactcatcgactaatatcttgttgatgatatttaacacttactagcattcatatcccTTGTTCAACgttactagacgacagctttacaaatgtctaccgaaagcgacataaatttcgtttccccacgcaaccgataaacgaaattttggtcgtttccccagCCGAAgggttaaaatcaagcaaaaatgacatgAATTCCGGAattttgagcctcaaaaaatggtactgccataacagtagctgcagtataggaggatacggccctggTTACTGTTACATTTATCTGGGTTATACAATCTCTCCTCCAGTCAATTATTcttggttgacttgcaacaaaattcacattacagttatttggtatcaaaagattcaccatgtcttactctgctgtgttgtaagtgcaaaatatgtggaaatgtaatcacaagctcttaaaagctcaaaagagaacagttaatcgctgccatcacgaaaccgccgtagattggaatcttcaaactttaaacctttttaaagtCGTCTGTGTTTGGTTGTGAGAATAGATTCCTTTACATTCTCAGATCTTTCACTTTTCTTCAAAGTCTGGCCTCTGTCTGTCTTTCAGGCACCATCTCTCAGTAGTAGTACTACTATATAATACTCATACTAAAAGAAAGAAAGAATGAATCTGATTTGTATCAATATTGCAATACTAGtcgaatgtccggcgttgcatgggtagtaaaaaacagcctataaacaatggcaggtaatgtagttgtcattggaTAGTTTGAGTGAGCTAGTATCCTTATTGCTAAACTTGCTAAGAAGAACTGTGAGAGcgagctttagtgatgttgtgtGAAACGCAGAGGCGCTATGCGTATATTAACCCAGATAGTGACTCATATAACCCAATGAATTCATTGCATAGCcttgtgaatgggaggttccgggATCGAATCTTTGCGATACGAATTTTCTATTGTTAAATTTTAATCACTCTAGCTGGATAAACACCGGTAGACAGGCAGAAAATGACAGACGATGACAGACATTgtcaaactttgaaatttatatatatacatatatatacatgtatatataggttGTACCGTTAGTTAACCATTATTCTCTAATCTCACCCGCTCCTCAGCATGGTTTAACACTTTCTGCCTTACCCATTCTTTTTGGGATCATGACAAAAATCCTTTCTTAACCCAGAGATATTTTGGTTTTCATTTTCTTGATGATGGTAGTAGGCTCGTTTACTAGAAATAAAGTCTTTGGTAGAATATATTTGTATCAGCTACGAGTAGTCTCCCCTTGTCGATTCGTCATATTTTCACTCCTCACACCCAGCAGTCATTCTTTATGGATTCTGTCTACAAGCCATCAACTGTTGAGTGGTTGTCCTTGGAAACATCAAGGTAACCTAACCTTGTTCAATGAAAGCTTTGCTTATGTAGTGATCAGCTACTTTCCTTTACAACTATTCATGAACTTTCTTTGTCTGGTCTTGCACGAGACTTATATGTTCTTTTCATCAGTGTTGGGGTGACAGCATTGCAATCAAACTGTAATTAAATTACCGTAATtaataattagtagtttaaaattcattaaTAATTAGattaatcaattttctgttGGAGAACGggcattaataattaaattaacaaattattttCTGTTTAAACATAATTAAGCAATAAAGTACCAAATTAGTCTGTAGAATAATTGcattaatatttaaaacaacaaattaCCTTTTGGTATAATCTCAATTAGgcattaaattaataaattggTCTAATAAATAAATGCATGACTAATCAAAATAAATTGTACATAAAATTTAGTAATGTATTAACTTGCCAAATTAGTTTGTCTATTAAGCACATTGATAATTGAAGTAGTgaattaatctttttcaaagctgaaTTATTCACTAAATTATCAAACaagcatttaaaaattttttattaataattgaattaatAACTTTTTTGGATAGAAAACTGCATTAGTCATTAAGTTTGACTTAAAACGCCTAAAAATTTTGCGTTAAATGAAATTGCTAGTTAATAATTTAATACGGTAAGTAAGATAATGCAACGATTATTGTGCATTCTTAATTGACCACAAACCTTATTTTCATTAGCATGGAAGGTGTCCAGCTTCATTCAGTAATTAGCTTGTTTAGCCTCTTACCATTTTAACCAGCGAAATAATGTCTGATACATGACAGTCGCAGGTGGCTCCTGTGCAGCAGTCTTAGGGCTACGGGTTATTTTTGTTAGTATTTCATAATGAAAAAGTAGTGAAACGTGCAAATAGTGGCTAATAAAGTATCACTTATTCTTCACACTTGAACTTTATCTCCTGAATTGGTCTTCTATGGGTTTTATGATAAAATGAGAGTTGGTCAGTCAGAATCC
Above is a window of Watersipora subatra chromosome 3, tzWatSuba1.1, whole genome shotgun sequence DNA encoding:
- the LOC137390548 gene encoding uncharacterized protein; the encoded protein is MPSQDHTATQSLSTTFADPIELLKLAIDIAIKDTLVSQTILGNLKARDVSECHPADKRVTHGRSVDAACQCLPVRVDAAEFPSQDIQQSSINGTDVSIQCEMSQIELTTNITITLPSKDLKKSVSFLITTPDATGKQKVDMATNCRLPLPKYGDNQSLSSKKLNLERMIDDSIEILTNELKISSMLHPITIAELISYSKTGIMKQFQLCMGTSQGSIEKNKLVNWVAVSGFLKTFESAVSYYLSAALANYKSLLDRSSRKLTKLLIAENTLAESVNLQTVALELGFISVLNVHPVDSLPLLWNSLTRSEQVSSDMSKRRYIGKSYDLSSSEISASFITETETTRDNTQKVLVKVQRDNAANAKWEKLRALATNQKKSSAELLRMRRMAFLDDLMDDLSAEEMSLLQTIFLTINKSASCFISVDELCELLSEAFHKTCYPSMGRKIMVEVDVDQDGSLCLIDLFSIFYLSEIYLQSLGDGFRDEGLRKTASAFTSCHAIVFVAISELCFYYGYRLPMEVNVFITQCEKSNVLRSNGLFESLTMSELDVRVCRMCCFSLLGLDNGVLEAICEGLSDISRLKLSPFWPKPTIEKPNKELIL